Proteins from a genomic interval of Oncorhynchus kisutch isolate 150728-3 linkage group LG28, Okis_V2, whole genome shotgun sequence:
- the LOC109873080 gene encoding vacuolar protein sorting-associated protein 51 homolog codes for MDGDICATATTPPDSDPARKRRVHGMLKLYYGLNEEGKTVDQAESMNPCDINGTHFDPEVYLNKLRRECSLGELMDQESCMVKQIRSLDSDMQTLVYENYNKFISATDTIRKMKNDFKKMEDEMDCLSTNMAAITEFSAHISGTLQDQHAQITKLSGVHTLLRKLQFLFELPARLNKCLELQAYSQAVSSHRRARCVLQQYSHMPSFRGIQDDCHAIMDKLAQELRQKFRDGGSSAKDLSECVELLLQLDEPAEELCDKFLIHAQSRLEANLRGLEAELRPPLSSGPTSVIDPSIGPARRLSAAPTAGSPTDPTSLGNPFLSSSSRTDILEFIDRGCNEFVSSLCLVIASYQELFVNRPQEGNLASKNIPHMAIGKLHAFVDAMATCYFSLVERRIQEEKSVGDNSLLVRALDRFHRRLQAVAKLLPGSAVPSQGTEIVVRAARERIQQYLAALQSFYLDSLRDVRQALAAPRLGGSSAGGGSHLAGPATGKDAPASLPELLSSLSASILNQIKSVMASVQLFTAKDITFSNKPYFKGEFCSQGVRESLVVNFIKFVCQSSRQFCESVGDRGGSTPPALLLLLSRLCLDYETSTITYILTLTDEQFLVQHRSPVTAVAALCGEAREAAQKLLNHYVKVQGLIISQMLRKSVETRDWVNTIEPRNVRAVMKRVVEDTTSIDVQVSLLYEEGTRKAHSSDSSKRTFSVYSGSRQQTRYAPSYTPSAAMDTNFLSNIHKLFSERIDIFSPVEFNKVSVVTGIIKISLKTFLECVRLRTFGRYGLQQIQVDCNYLQMYLWRFVSDENLVHFLLDEIVGSTAHRCLDPAPMEQSVIEVICERG; via the exons ATGGACGGGGATATTTGTGCTACGGCCACCACACCACCTGACTCCGACCCAGCGCGGAAGCGCCGAGTGCACGGTATGTTGAAGCTCTATTATGGGTTGAACGAGGAAGGAAAGACCGTGGATCAAGCAGAGTCGATGAATCCTTGCGATATAAACGGCACGCATTTCGATCCTGAGGTTTACCTCAATAAG CTTAGGAGAGAATGTTCCCTTGGTGAGCTGATGGACCAGGAGAGCTGCATGGTGAAGCAGATCCGCTCCTTGGACAGTGACATGCAGACATTGGTGTATGAGAACTACAACAAGTTCATCTCTGCCACAG ACACAATCAGAAAAATGAAGAATGATTTTAAGAAGATGGAGGACGAAATGGATTGTCTCTCTACTAACATGGCTGCTATCACAGAGTTCAGTGCACACATCAGTGGGACTCTTCAGGACCAGCATGCACAGATAACCAAACTGTCAG GAGTCCACACTCTCCTTCGAAAGCTGCAGTTCCTGTTTGAGCTGCCTGCCAGGCTGAATAAGTGTCTGGAGCTGCAGGCTTATTCCCAGGCGGTGAGCTCCCATCGTCGTGCCCGCTGCGTGCTGCAGCAGTACAGCCACATGCCCTCCTTCAGGGGCATCCAGGATGACTGTCATGCCATCATGGACAAGCTGGCACAGGAGCTTAGGCAGAAGTTCAG AGATGGAGGTTCGAGTGCAAAGGATCTTTCAGAGTGTGTGGAGCTTCTGCTGCAGCTGGATGAGCCAGCAGAGGAACTGTGTGACAagtttctgatccacgcccagtCACGACTGGAAGCAAACCTCAGAGGACTGGAGGCGGAGCTAAGACCACCATTGTCCTCTGGACCCACATCAGTGATAGATCCCTCCATTGGCCCTGCCCGCAGACTGTCAGCTGCACCCACTGCTGGATCTCCCACTGACCCCACCTCTCTAGGcaatcccttcctctcttccagcTCAAGGACTGATATTCTGGAATTCATAGACAGAGGTTGCAATGAATTCGTCAGCAGCCTTTGCTTGGTCATTGCCTCGTACCAAGAGTTATTTGTCAACCGTCCACAAGAGGGTAATCTGGCCTCCAAAAACATCCCCCATATGGCTATTGGCAAGCTGCATGCTTTCGTGGATGCCATGGCCACCTGCTACTTCTCgctggtggagaggaggataCAGGAGGAGAAAAGTGTTGGAGACAACTCTCTCCTGGTCCGGGCTCTGGACCGTTTCCACCGCAGGCTCCAGGCCGTGGCCAAACTGCTGCCTGGATCTGCTGTGCCCAGCCAAGGGACTGAGATCGTGGTGCGAGCAGCCAGGGAGAGGATCCAGCAGTACCTGGCAGCCCTGCAGAGCTTCTACCTGGACAGCCTGAGAGATGTGAGGCAGGCCCTAGCAGCCCCTCGGCTGGGTGGAAGCTCCGCTGGAGGGGGCTCTCATCTGGCGGGACCAGCCACTGGGAAAGATGCTCCCGCCAGCCTGCcagagctcctctcctctctgtctgcctccatTCTCAATCAGATCAAGTCAGTGATGGCATCAGTGCAACTCTTCACCGCAAAGGACATCACCTTCTCCAATAAGCCTTACTTCAAG GGGGAGTTTTGCAGCCAGGGTGTGCGTGAGAGCCTTGTGGTTAACTTCATTAAGTTTGTGTGCCAGTCCTCACGTCAGTTCTGTGAGAGTGTGGGAGACAGGGGCGGCTCTACACCCCCtgccctcctcctgctgctgtcacGCCTCTGCCTGGACTATGAAACCTCCACCATCACCTACATCCTCACCCTCACAGACGAGCAGTTCCTCGTGCAG CATCGTTCTCCTGTAACTGCAGTCGCAGCTTTATGTGGAGAGGCCAGAGAGGCAGCACAGAAGCTACTGAACCATTATGTTAAG GTTCAGGGCCTGATCATATCCCAGATGCTGAGAAAGAGTGTGGAGACTCGAGACTGGGTCAACACCATCGAGCCACGGAACGTCCGTGCTGTGATGAAGAGAGTGGTGGAGGACACCACCTCCATTGATGTGCAG GTGAGTCTTCTCTATGAAGAGGGGACGAGGAAAGCCCACAGCAGTGACTCCAGCAAAAGGACCTTCTCTGTCTACAGCGGCTCTAGGCAGCAAACCCGCTACGCCCCCAGCTACACACCCAG TGCTGCTATGGATACCAATTTCCTGAGTAATATACACAAGCTCTTCTCTGAGCGGATCGACATCTTCAGTCCTGTGGAGTTTAACAAA GTCTCTGTGGTGACAGGGATCATAAAGATCAGTCTGAAGACGTTCCTGGAGTGTGTCCGCCTGCGTACCTTTGGTCGTTACGGCCTGCAGCAGATCCAGGTTGACTGCAACTACCTGCAGATGTATCTGTGGCGCTTCGTCTCCGATGAAAACCTGGTCCACTTCCTACTCGACGAGATAGTTGGCAGCACTGCCCACCGCTGCCTGGACCCCGCTCCCATGGAGCAGAGCGTGATTGAGGTCATCTGTGAGAGAGGTTAA
- the mrpl49 gene encoding large ribosomal subunit protein mL49 — MSLPFIHRSAMLCRRFRASLNLYDHTTRIPNTAIRLRTLCSSVGEANTGILQSTEEYKFVERLIPPSRVPIPPKHDGPSPSGWTPPSELPPALPYMIRRSRMHNVPVYTDLTHGSRKTTLVRKVEGDIWALEKDVKEYLQQLTGKDLPTQVNEVTMTLRVKGHFDTELKEWLVEKGF; from the exons ATGTCGCTCCCCTTCATACACAGATCCGCAATGTTATGCAGAAGATTTAGGGCAAGTTTAAATCTTTACGATCACACGACAAGAATTCCAAATACTGCGATACGGTTACGA ACATTGTGTAGCTCAGTTGGAGAAGCAAATACTGGGATATTACAATCTACAGAAGAATACAAATTTGTGGAACGACTGATCCCACCTTCACGAGTGCCCATTCCCCCTAAACATGACGGTCCTTCCCCATCTGGCTGGACTCCTCCATCAG AGTTACCTCCTGCTTTGCCGTACATGATCCGTCGCTCCCGAATGCACAATGTTCCTGTCTACACAGACCTCACCCATGGCAGCCGCAAGACAACCCTTGTACGCAAGGTTGAAGGGGACATCTGG GCTCTTGAGAAGGATGTTAAGGAGTACCTGCAACAGCTTACTGGCAAAGACCTGCCAACACAGGTCAATGAGGTGACCATGACACTTCGGGTCAAAGGTCACTTTGATACAGAGCTGAAGGAGTGGCTGGTGGAGAAGGGATTCTAA
- the LOC109873303 gene encoding FERM domain-containing protein 8 isoform X1, protein MEGDECGGFPPEPSEGSSQRGSVASSVTRGQFPFCFVWCLQYSIFVPLCVFSFGTWCLIALCIYQTDSCKLMTSSWLADVPCFALDYYVDFHPWLCSPTAQDVLVYLVGDSAVHLCVEGVACVSVQELGRSVREALHIPDSAMDAFAFWLCSPLLELQLKPKHQPYKLCRQWQDLLYRFTEASEEDISQDEPCLQYRRNVFHPKSKELQIEDEGVLRLLYDEARVNILAGRFPCDPETWTGLGALSFAMELGVGLDDQKATAALREKKLISFLPAHVSGGGGGLFSTLRGKGGRQAGLEHNLLEEYRKISTLGSTPPEPTQHLRQYLSTCHSLPYYGCAFFSGEIDKPAQGILHRAGRKAVNVGISLEGVYVMDIKEKHVLLGLRFSELSWDHSYPEGEGDSHILWLEFDGEEAGTPVNKLLKIYSKQAELMSGLIEFCVELQSAAEGGAATETDNDVSLSHQPAGQAGNSDRGRGGRRGKLRRQSSVVCSRVHTLNTISYVDNGKEIKRLKPKRAASFFTRQAQPPTYSSVQVEQG, encoded by the exons ATGGAAGGAGATGAGTGTGGGGGTTTTCCTCCAGAGCCGTCGGAGGGGAGCTCACAGAGAGGAAGTGTGGCATCCTCTGTCACCCGCGGTCAGTTCCCTTTTTGTTTTGTCTGGTGTTTACAATATAGCATTTTTGtccctctctgtgttttctcATTTGGAACATGGTGTTTAATAGCCTTGTGTATATATCAAACTGATTCATGTAAGCTCATGACATCATCGTGGCTTGCAGACGTTCCATGTTTTGCATTAGATTATTATGTCGACTTCCATCCCTGGCTTTGTTCTCCTACAGCTCAAGATGTGCTTGTGTACCTGGTGGGTGACAGTGCAGTACACCTGTGTGTGGAGGGGGTTGCCTGTGTGAGTGTCCAGGAGCTAGGCCGCAGTGTCCGGGAGGCTCTCCACATTCCTGATTCTGCAATGGATGCCTTTGCCTTctggctctgctctcctctgctcg aaCTGCAGTTAAAGCCGAAGCATCAGCCTTACAAACTGTGCCGCCAGTGGCAGGACCTGCTGTATCGCTTCACTGAGGCCTCAGAGGAGGACATATCTCAAG atgAGCCATGCTTGCAGTACAGAAGGAATGTGTTTCATCCCAAGTCTAAAGAGCTGCAG ATTGAAGACGAGGGGGTGTTGAGACTACTTTACGACGAGGCACGGGTTAACATCCTCGCTGGCCGCTTCCCCTGTGACCCTGAAACCTGGACGGGTTTGGGAGCACTGTCTTTTGCTATGGAACTGGGAGTTGGTTTGGACGACCAGAAAGCCACTGCTGCTTTAAG AGAGAAGAAGCTGATATCCTTCCTGCCTGCACATGTATCAGGGGGAGGTGGGGGGCTGTTTTCTACCTTGAGGGGAAAAGGGGGCCGTCAGGCAGGGCTGGAGCACAACCTGTTGGAGGAGTATCGCAAGATCAGCACCTTAGGAAGCACCCCCCCGGAGCCCACTCAGCATCTACGCCAGTACCTCAGCACATGCCACTCTCTGCCTTACTATGG GTGTGCTTTCTTCTCGGGGGAGATTGACAAGCCAGCTCAGGGGATTCTTCATAGAGCAGGACGGAAAGCTGTCAATGTGGGGATTAGTCTGGAGGGGGTGTATGTAATGGACATCAAAGAGAAG CATGTGCTCCTGGGACTGCGTTTCAGTGAGCTGTCTTGGGACCACAGCTACCCCGAGGGGGAAGGTGACTCGCACATCCTGTGGCTTGAATTCGATGGGGAGGAGGCCGGCACCCCTGTCAACAAGTTACTGAAGATCTATTCAAAACAA GCAGAACTTATGAGCGGTCTTATTGAGTTCTGTGTGGAGCTACAGTCTGCAGCCGAAGGAGGGGCGGCAACAGAAACGGACAATGATGTCAGTCTATCCCATCAGCCTGCTGGACAGGCAGGGAACAGTGACAGAGGAAGGGGCGGTCGGCGAGGGAAACTGCGCAGGCAGAGCAGTGTGGTGTGTAGTCGGGTCCATACACTGAACACCATCAGCTATGTGGACAACG GTAAAGAAATCAAACGCTTGAAGCCGAAGAGAGCTGCTTCCTTTTTCACCAGGCAGGCACAGCCACCTACATACTCATCAGTACAGGTGGAGCAAGGTTGA
- the LOC109873303 gene encoding FERM domain-containing protein 8 isoform X2, translating to MEGDECGGFPPEPSEGSSQRGSVASSVTRAQDVLVYLVGDSAVHLCVEGVACVSVQELGRSVREALHIPDSAMDAFAFWLCSPLLELQLKPKHQPYKLCRQWQDLLYRFTEASEEDISQDEPCLQYRRNVFHPKSKELQIEDEGVLRLLYDEARVNILAGRFPCDPETWTGLGALSFAMELGVGLDDQKATAALREKKLISFLPAHVSGGGGGLFSTLRGKGGRQAGLEHNLLEEYRKISTLGSTPPEPTQHLRQYLSTCHSLPYYGCAFFSGEIDKPAQGILHRAGRKAVNVGISLEGVYVMDIKEKHVLLGLRFSELSWDHSYPEGEGDSHILWLEFDGEEAGTPVNKLLKIYSKQAELMSGLIEFCVELQSAAEGGAATETDNDVSLSHQPAGQAGNSDRGRGGRRGKLRRQSSVVCSRVHTLNTISYVDNGKEIKRLKPKRAASFFTRQAQPPTYSSVQVEQG from the exons ATGGAAGGAGATGAGTGTGGGGGTTTTCCTCCAGAGCCGTCGGAGGGGAGCTCACAGAGAGGAAGTGTGGCATCCTCTGTCACCCGCG CTCAAGATGTGCTTGTGTACCTGGTGGGTGACAGTGCAGTACACCTGTGTGTGGAGGGGGTTGCCTGTGTGAGTGTCCAGGAGCTAGGCCGCAGTGTCCGGGAGGCTCTCCACATTCCTGATTCTGCAATGGATGCCTTTGCCTTctggctctgctctcctctgctcg aaCTGCAGTTAAAGCCGAAGCATCAGCCTTACAAACTGTGCCGCCAGTGGCAGGACCTGCTGTATCGCTTCACTGAGGCCTCAGAGGAGGACATATCTCAAG atgAGCCATGCTTGCAGTACAGAAGGAATGTGTTTCATCCCAAGTCTAAAGAGCTGCAG ATTGAAGACGAGGGGGTGTTGAGACTACTTTACGACGAGGCACGGGTTAACATCCTCGCTGGCCGCTTCCCCTGTGACCCTGAAACCTGGACGGGTTTGGGAGCACTGTCTTTTGCTATGGAACTGGGAGTTGGTTTGGACGACCAGAAAGCCACTGCTGCTTTAAG AGAGAAGAAGCTGATATCCTTCCTGCCTGCACATGTATCAGGGGGAGGTGGGGGGCTGTTTTCTACCTTGAGGGGAAAAGGGGGCCGTCAGGCAGGGCTGGAGCACAACCTGTTGGAGGAGTATCGCAAGATCAGCACCTTAGGAAGCACCCCCCCGGAGCCCACTCAGCATCTACGCCAGTACCTCAGCACATGCCACTCTCTGCCTTACTATGG GTGTGCTTTCTTCTCGGGGGAGATTGACAAGCCAGCTCAGGGGATTCTTCATAGAGCAGGACGGAAAGCTGTCAATGTGGGGATTAGTCTGGAGGGGGTGTATGTAATGGACATCAAAGAGAAG CATGTGCTCCTGGGACTGCGTTTCAGTGAGCTGTCTTGGGACCACAGCTACCCCGAGGGGGAAGGTGACTCGCACATCCTGTGGCTTGAATTCGATGGGGAGGAGGCCGGCACCCCTGTCAACAAGTTACTGAAGATCTATTCAAAACAA GCAGAACTTATGAGCGGTCTTATTGAGTTCTGTGTGGAGCTACAGTCTGCAGCCGAAGGAGGGGCGGCAACAGAAACGGACAATGATGTCAGTCTATCCCATCAGCCTGCTGGACAGGCAGGGAACAGTGACAGAGGAAGGGGCGGTCGGCGAGGGAAACTGCGCAGGCAGAGCAGTGTGGTGTGTAGTCGGGTCCATACACTGAACACCATCAGCTATGTGGACAACG GTAAAGAAATCAAACGCTTGAAGCCGAAGAGAGCTGCTTCCTTTTTCACCAGGCAGGCACAGCCACCTACATACTCATCAGTACAGGTGGAGCAAGGTTGA
- the LOC109873196 gene encoding delta(14)-sterol reductase TM7SF2, with the protein MKFNKQKSPQAEKEFGGTLGATCIPVFLPLTVLYLLCVCRSPVASVIQWPPVLPPTAQLWDPLAPVLILGWMALQSFFYLLPMGKLSEGMVLKDGSRLKYPINGFYALCITAVLLTLSLWLGMPLGYLFELLLPLAVCAIGVSFLLSLYLYICSFWAPHHALAQGGNTGNPLYDFFMGRELNPRIGSFDLKYFCELRPGLIGWVVINFGMLMKEVELRDSASLAMILVNGFQLLYVADALWNEEAVLTTMDIVHDGFGFMLVFGDLAWVPFTYSLQAAFLVVHPQSLSPLGATAIVTLNGAGYYIFRKSNSQKNQFRRDPTHPSVANLETIATATGKRLLVSGWWGLVRHPNYLGDLLMALAWSLPCGFNHLLPYFYVVYFTVLLIHREARDERHCRAKYGLAWDSYCRHVPYRIFPYIY; encoded by the exons ATGAAGTTCAACAAACAAAAATCCCCACAAGCAGAAAAGGAATTTGGGGGAACTTTGG GTGCCACCTGTATACCTGTCTTCTTGCCCCTGACGGTACTTTACCTGCTCTGTGTATGTCGCTCCCCTGTGGCCAGCGTGATCCAATGGCCCCCTGTCCTGCCCCCCACAGCCCAGCTATGGGACCCCCTGGCCCCTGTTCTCATACTGGGCTGGATGGCCCTCCAGAGCTTCTTTTACCTGCTGCCTATGGGGAAG CTGTCTGAGGGGATGGTGCTAAAAGATGGCTCGAGACTCAAGTACCCCATAAACG gtTTTTATGCCCTTTGCATCACAGCTGTGCTGTTGACATTGTCACTATGGCTGGGGATGCCTCTGGGGTATCTCTTTGAGCTGTTGTTGCCCCTGGCAGTGTGTGCTATTGGGGTgtcattcctcctctccctctacctctacatatGCTCCTTCTGGGCCCCTCACCATGCCCTCGCCCAGGGGGGAAACACAG GAAACCCCCTGTATGATTTCTTTATGGGACGAGAGCTGAACCCACGGATTGGAAGCTTTGATCTGAAGTATTTTTGTGAGCTGAGACCAGGTCTGATTGGCTGG GTGGTGATTAACTTTGGGATGCTAATGAAAGAGGTGGAGCTACGGGACTCCGCCTCCCTGGCCATGATACTGGTCAACGGCTTCCAGCTGCTCTATGTGGCGGATGCTCTGTGGAATGAG GAGGCTGTGCTGACCACCATGGACATAGTGCATGATGGCTTTGGGTTTATGTTGGTCTTTGGGGACCTGGCCTGGGTTCCCTTTACGTACAGCCTGCAAGCTGCCTTCCTGGTCGTGCACCCACAGTCCCTTAGTCCTCTAGGAGCCACAGCTATAGTCACATTGAATG GTGCTGGGTATTATATCTTCAGAAAATCAAACTCCCAGAAGAACCAATTCAGACGGGACCCTACGCATCCCAGTGTTGCAA ACCTGGAGACTATTGCCACAGCAACTGGGAAGCGCCTTTTGGTGTCCGGCTGGTGGGGCCTCGTACGCCATCCTAACTACCTAGGAGACCTTCTCATGGCCCTGGCATGGTCCCTGCCGTGTG GATTCAACCATCTTCTACCTTACTTTTATGTTGTGTACTTCACTGTCCTGTTAATTCACCGAGAGGCCCGTGACGAGAGGCACTGCAGGGCCAAGTATGGCCTGGCATGGGACAGCTACTGCAGGCACGTGCCCTACAGGATCTTCCCCTATATCTACTGA